The Shewanella sp. MTB7 genome includes a window with the following:
- a CDS encoding phage tail tape measure protein has product MAKSEDLKVKISLQDKLSSGLGKIGGNLEQLNQRTLAFQEKLRGNFDDMVAGVGTAMGAGASIYAAIMPNVELERSLRALKALGVDGELGAIRDSAQQFTKDFGGTSSEFVNHAATMKRAIGDVNETELAQITSATAKLANATRSDVAQVSKYLGRLYHTYQDEADKIGKVDFISNMANMTAIAAKEFGVSADEMAGSMESISSLAKNYNISLPEQMAIMGVIQQTEYGEGDASSFYEAFIREGSKLGELGISTLDAEGKMRPILDILDQVKTKFGDLNSSDFELLDQTAGDAGMVLQTLLRQSDKLESSLSKMNLSNGTNELDAMAAHHTDVLKQLQGSWTAFSENIGQAVMPVVTVVGSALITGIDWINDFTQAFPQLTTAVIATVLVIAAFTTAISLGSASIAMMRVGMTAMSPVLTLVQSVLSTLTVTTGRYTLANVLSTAKTKLLTGAQWLQTLSTRAQLFAYGQLITLQMTVSNGYTSMTRMLQGLTLASIRQAAVTKTLAAGQAMLNLVMSLNPIGLLVAGLAIGGMMVMRYWEPIKAFFGGFVEDYGQPAYLMLLHHWAPYLAGFGIVSPVFGKR; this is encoded by the coding sequence ATGGCAAAAAGCGAAGATTTAAAGGTTAAGATCAGTCTACAGGATAAGCTCTCCAGTGGGCTTGGTAAGATTGGTGGCAACCTTGAGCAATTGAATCAACGCACCCTTGCCTTTCAAGAAAAGCTGCGTGGTAACTTTGACGATATGGTGGCGGGTGTGGGTACCGCCATGGGTGCCGGTGCCAGTATCTATGCGGCCATCATGCCTAATGTCGAACTTGAGCGCAGTTTACGTGCACTCAAGGCATTAGGCGTTGATGGTGAGCTGGGCGCAATTCGTGACTCTGCCCAGCAATTCACCAAAGACTTTGGCGGCACAAGCAGTGAATTTGTGAACCATGCTGCCACCATGAAACGCGCCATTGGTGATGTGAATGAGACTGAGCTGGCTCAAATCACATCGGCAACCGCAAAGCTTGCGAACGCAACGCGATCTGATGTGGCTCAGGTCAGCAAATACCTTGGCCGCTTGTACCATACCTATCAAGATGAAGCCGATAAAATCGGTAAAGTCGATTTCATTTCTAACATGGCGAACATGACTGCCATTGCGGCCAAAGAGTTTGGTGTGTCAGCCGATGAAATGGCAGGCAGCATGGAGTCTATTTCTTCTCTGGCGAAAAACTATAATATTAGCCTGCCAGAGCAAATGGCCATTATGGGAGTGATCCAACAGACTGAATATGGCGAAGGAGATGCATCATCTTTCTATGAAGCCTTTATCCGAGAAGGCAGTAAATTAGGTGAGTTAGGCATTAGTACGCTCGATGCTGAGGGGAAAATGCGGCCGATTCTAGACATATTAGATCAAGTAAAAACTAAGTTTGGCGATCTAAATAGTAGCGACTTTGAGTTGTTAGACCAAACTGCTGGTGATGCAGGTATGGTACTCCAGACTTTGCTAAGACAGAGTGACAAGCTCGAGTCTTCACTGTCAAAAATGAACCTATCCAATGGCACTAACGAACTTGATGCCATGGCCGCGCACCACACCGATGTGCTTAAACAACTCCAAGGCAGTTGGACTGCCTTTAGTGAGAATATTGGTCAGGCAGTCATGCCCGTTGTGACCGTTGTGGGCTCAGCACTTATTACCGGCATTGATTGGATCAATGACTTTACCCAAGCGTTTCCCCAGTTAACCACGGCAGTGATTGCTACCGTATTGGTTATCGCCGCGTTCACCACCGCCATTAGTCTTGGTAGCGCCAGTATTGCGATGATGCGTGTTGGCATGACAGCCATGTCGCCCGTACTTACATTAGTCCAATCGGTATTATCAACCCTCACGGTAACCACTGGGCGCTACACGCTTGCCAATGTACTGAGTACAGCGAAAACGAAATTACTGACCGGTGCCCAATGGCTACAAACCTTATCGACTCGGGCCCAGCTCTTTGCTTATGGGCAATTAATCACGCTGCAGATGACGGTCAGTAACGGATACACCTCAATGACACGGATGCTGCAAGGCTTAACACTGGCCAGTATTCGCCAAGCCGCCGTCACGAAAACATTAGCCGCTGGCCAAGCCATGTTAAACCTGGTGATGAGCCTAAACCCGATAGGCTTATTGGTTGCGGGATTAGCGATTGGCGGCATGATGGTGATGCGCTATTGGGAGCCGATAAAAGCGTTTTTTGGTGGCTTTGTTGAGGATTACGGGCAACCGGCCTATTTGATGCTTTTGCACCACTGGGCGCCGTATTTAGCTGGATTTGGGATTGTGTCACCGGTGTTTGGCAAGCGATGA
- a CDS encoding DUF2590 family protein, with protein MDKYIDWLIEDGGLVLDDGGQPIQTMNTLSISQDIKHTIMESGLAVNY; from the coding sequence TTGGATAAATACATTGATTGGCTCATTGAAGACGGTGGCCTCGTACTTGATGACGGCGGTCAGCCCATCCAAACCATGAACACTCTGTCCATTAGCCAGGATATCAAACACACGATTATGGAATCGGGTTTAGCCGTCAATTACTAG
- a CDS encoding DUF2590 family protein: MTRDRSRTERADVLTEIELLVENDLRIQAGSIWVNEIDHETYQLTATVNTGEPITLNLELHNERA; encoded by the coding sequence ATTACTAGGGATCGTAGCCGTACAGAGCGTGCCGATGTGTTAACGGAAATCGAATTACTGGTTGAGAATGATCTTCGCATTCAAGCCGGCAGCATTTGGGTGAATGAAATAGACCATGAAACCTACCAATTAACAGCTACCGTCAATACGGGTGAGCCTATTACCTTGAATTTGGAATTGCATAATGAACGTGCCTAA
- a CDS encoding baseplate J/gp47 family protein encodes MNVPKVDFKQVLAESGVPTTDADITERLAQAVTAAGSQIANDRAMSPWWRLVKAVVVTPTMWLTNTLVAEHVLPNLFVATAKKIYLDLKASDIGLERHQDESTLGRVLFTKLEPTAVIMVSANTLIDTAPINGVVLSLITLHDTQITAEQPSSLIDCMATVNGQNHNLSAGYFNRLRVPIEGIAFVSNEPDWITQPGADEETDDALSLRIRNRYGAAGHYHIDAVYRDIVANSSGVRVDHIYFEHDAPRGPGTANCYIFADVGDVPQASIDAANAHIAKGYHGHGDDMRVMAMPSQPIALTASYWPAPTATALHVAQLSDDITLRIHAAFRQHGELSSISRVWPMSTFSLSQLIAECHNDASLRRSTFCRRRHHKHHEHPRFTVSYS; translated from the coding sequence ATGAACGTGCCTAAAGTGGATTTTAAGCAAGTGTTAGCTGAATCGGGAGTCCCCACAACGGATGCGGATATCACCGAGAGGTTAGCGCAGGCCGTTACCGCTGCTGGCAGTCAAATAGCGAACGATCGCGCCATGTCACCTTGGTGGAGACTGGTAAAAGCCGTGGTTGTCACCCCAACGATGTGGTTAACCAACACCTTGGTTGCTGAACATGTATTGCCAAACCTATTTGTGGCGACAGCGAAGAAGATTTATTTAGACTTAAAAGCCAGTGATATTGGACTTGAACGTCACCAAGACGAGTCCACATTGGGGCGGGTGCTATTCACAAAATTGGAGCCCACTGCCGTTATCATGGTTTCAGCCAATACCCTTATCGACACGGCCCCGATTAACGGTGTGGTGTTGTCATTAATAACCTTGCACGATACCCAAATAACGGCAGAGCAGCCCTCAAGCTTGATTGATTGTATGGCCACAGTGAATGGCCAGAACCATAACCTCTCTGCAGGATACTTTAACCGGCTGCGTGTCCCCATTGAGGGCATAGCCTTTGTCAGCAATGAGCCCGATTGGATAACGCAGCCTGGTGCAGATGAAGAAACGGATGACGCACTGTCACTGCGTATTCGTAACCGTTACGGCGCTGCCGGTCATTATCACATTGATGCCGTGTATCGAGATATTGTCGCCAATAGTTCAGGGGTGCGTGTTGATCATATTTACTTTGAGCATGATGCGCCCCGGGGGCCTGGTACCGCAAACTGTTATATTTTTGCCGATGTGGGTGATGTGCCACAAGCGAGCATTGATGCCGCAAACGCTCATATCGCAAAGGGCTATCACGGCCACGGCGATGATATGCGTGTCATGGCAATGCCAAGCCAACCTATTGCATTAACGGCTTCATACTGGCCAGCACCCACCGCGACAGCGTTACATGTCGCACAATTATCAGATGATATAACCCTGCGCATCCACGCCGCTTTTCGCCAGCACGGTGAGCTCAGTAGCATTAGCAGAGTGTGGCCGATGAGTACGTTTAGCTTGTCGCAGCTCATTGCTGAATGTCACAACGATGCCTCACTTAGGCGGTCTACGTTTTGTCGAAGACGACATCATAAGCACCATGAACATCCCCGCTTTACAGTCTCTTACTCTTGA
- a CDS encoding phage tail protein, with amino-acid sequence MKHDDYAPTVPLAKAPWWMDGETLPLTPKEPMFLIRGLRVFWQKLTQVLLFPLSQQDPLTCHIQVLHLLAWERGVKQLYQEPDALFRTRVKYAWANYQDAGSAIGFKQIFERLGLGHVTIKQRQPNTDWDVITIELSDNAISENQALVATIIQLYGRTCRRYRYEVTHHASIQIYAGCIHFTHDVYVAN; translated from the coding sequence ATGAAGCATGACGACTATGCCCCTACTGTCCCCCTAGCAAAAGCCCCATGGTGGATGGACGGTGAAACCTTGCCATTAACACCTAAGGAGCCGATGTTTTTAATTAGAGGGTTGCGAGTGTTTTGGCAAAAGTTAACACAAGTTTTACTGTTTCCCTTATCGCAACAAGATCCCTTGACCTGTCATATCCAAGTGTTGCATTTGCTCGCCTGGGAGCGGGGGGTGAAACAACTGTATCAAGAGCCAGATGCACTATTTAGAACGCGGGTGAAATACGCTTGGGCCAACTACCAAGATGCGGGCAGCGCCATCGGGTTTAAACAGATCTTTGAGCGCCTAGGTTTGGGGCACGTCACGATTAAGCAACGCCAACCCAATACCGATTGGGACGTGATCACCATTGAACTATCCGATAACGCTATCAGCGAAAACCAAGCGCTAGTCGCAACCATTATTCAGCTCTATGGCCGCACCTGCCGCCGCTATCGCTATGAAGTCACCCACCACGCATCGATACAGATCTATGCCGGATGCATCCATTTTACCCATGACGTTTACGTCGCTAATTAA
- a CDS encoding phage tail-collar fiber domain-containing protein — protein MSQNIIPTAFEQYRQHCELNKTAVVLDTIILANIPGLDPEQPVDRDQISYLEDWVVHRHKLEVNQITAINHNAVAYALLLDTRVGDFSFNAMFLINSIDNVIAMAIYKGVEDKLASTPGQTGNSIVKTMIMPYSGAAAATHISVSERTWTIDYAKRLAGLMQDERLSNIQSVGNSAFVGDAFLFQDNQLMPGVAYIKGVRVDTDVMALIPDANKSLIIIDVWQAGTATGAWESDLTVIQSMMNPLTILMRQVYSITARYLLSVKVIVGLIGGSKRSRGT, from the coding sequence ATGAGTCAAAACATCATACCCACTGCATTTGAACAATACCGCCAACATTGTGAGCTCAACAAAACTGCAGTCGTTCTCGACACCATTATTCTGGCAAACATTCCAGGCTTAGATCCTGAACAGCCCGTTGACCGCGATCAGATAAGCTATCTTGAGGATTGGGTGGTTCACCGCCATAAGCTTGAGGTAAACCAAATCACTGCGATCAATCACAATGCAGTGGCATATGCGCTACTGCTCGATACCCGCGTGGGCGACTTTAGTTTTAATGCTATGTTTCTGATCAACAGTATCGATAATGTTATCGCCATGGCGATATATAAGGGCGTTGAAGATAAGCTTGCCTCTACGCCTGGACAAACTGGCAACAGCATCGTTAAAACCATGATCATGCCATACAGTGGCGCAGCTGCGGCAACTCATATCAGTGTAAGTGAGCGGACATGGACCATTGATTATGCCAAGCGGCTCGCAGGCCTGATGCAAGATGAGCGCTTATCGAACATACAAAGTGTCGGCAATAGCGCCTTTGTCGGCGATGCGTTTCTCTTTCAAGATAATCAACTCATGCCAGGCGTGGCTTATATCAAAGGCGTCAGGGTCGATACCGACGTAATGGCATTAATCCCTGATGCAAATAAATCGCTCATTATCATCGATGTGTGGCAAGCGGGTACTGCGACCGGCGCATGGGAAAGTGATTTAACCGTCATCCAGTCAATGATGAACCCGTTGACTATATTGATGAGGCAGGTGTACAGCATTACTGCGCGGTACTTGCTGAGCGTCAAGGTGATCGTTGGCTTGATAGGCGGCAGCAAACGCTCTCGAGGAACATAA
- a CDS encoding baseplate complex protein encodes MTIMLTLDGEGIPLDNMTLSVSQTLADTDVSGRSAMADSAEEGVKAMELKVSGQLSYTNEATAARLFELSRMTEKDGSRKVFRIGNGTARIIKCRQVKFAGTLSLSEQINLMAWNISFTLREVKSVAEQQESRTQRGSSSAQQVDQAQFQQALIRSNKVAL; translated from the coding sequence ATGACCATTATGCTCACGCTCGATGGCGAAGGGATCCCTCTGGATAATATGACGCTCAGTGTGTCACAAACCCTCGCCGATACCGATGTTTCAGGTCGAAGTGCTATGGCTGACAGTGCCGAAGAAGGAGTGAAAGCCATGGAGCTCAAAGTCTCTGGACAACTGAGCTACACCAACGAGGCAACTGCCGCGCGACTGTTTGAGCTGAGCCGCATGACAGAAAAAGACGGCAGTCGAAAAGTATTTCGTATTGGCAACGGCACAGCAAGGATCATCAAGTGCCGTCAGGTCAAATTTGCAGGCACTCTCAGTTTATCCGAGCAAATCAATTTAATGGCATGGAATATCAGTTTTACCTTACGTGAGGTAAAGAGTGTCGCAGAGCAACAGGAGAGTCGTACGCAAAGAGGAAGCAGCTCTGCCCAGCAAGTCGATCAAGCCCAGTTTCAACAGGCACTGATTAGGTCGAATAAGGTGGCGCTGTGA
- a CDS encoding DUF2158 domain-containing protein, whose product MMTKERKPKYELGNVVTLVSGGPDMAIKEIIQLAGFKGNYKAQWFAGKKLEMGLFPEESLKLAAQKAD is encoded by the coding sequence ATGATGACAAAAGAAAGAAAACCCAAATATGAACTCGGTAACGTTGTGACACTCGTTAGCGGCGGACCAGATATGGCAATTAAAGAAATTATTCAACTAGCAGGCTTTAAAGGTAATTATAAGGCACAGTGGTTTGCTGGTAAAAAACTTGAGATGGGCCTATTTCCTGAAGAGTCACTAAAATTGGCTGCTCAAAAGGCAGACTAA
- a CDS encoding DUF6953 family protein, producing the protein MTPTDVSDWMLIKLQKEDCIYQDDVVDYIVKSGAEELLKENADGNLVLSQAVLKAFKIATPDNVVWVRSDFYWRWRVTEDEPGRQARG; encoded by the coding sequence ATGACTCCTACTGATGTATCAGACTGGATGTTGATAAAACTTCAGAAAGAAGACTGTATCTATCAAGATGATGTAGTTGATTACATCGTCAAATCTGGAGCCGAGGAACTTCTTAAAGAGAATGCTGATGGAAATTTAGTTCTTTCACAAGCAGTTTTAAAAGCATTTAAAATAGCAACGCCAGATAATGTGGTTTGGGTTCGCTCAGACTTTTATTGGCGTTGGCGAGTTACCGAGGATGAGCCAGGGAGACAAGCGAGAGGCTAG
- a CDS encoding Com family DNA-binding transcriptional regulator, giving the protein MQSVHCPRCNKKLCYIEYGHITIKCPRCKFITDQNTQSVHTGNNSNAKEINAPQQ; this is encoded by the coding sequence ATGCAATCGGTACATTGTCCTCGATGTAACAAAAAGCTGTGTTACATCGAATATGGCCACATCACAATAAAATGCCCACGCTGCAAATTTATTACTGACCAGAACACCCAGAGTGTCCATACTGGAAATAACAGTAATGCAAAAGAAATTAACGCTCCTCAACAATGA
- a CDS encoding DNA-methyltransferase, whose product MQKKLTLLNNDCLTALKALPDSCIDLIVTDPPYFRVKRDAWDNQWATQAEFLSWLDNVALELWRVLKPSGTLYLFCSSRLGAETEMLLKQRFEVLSHIVWTKPTGPWNRACKESLRTFFPATERIIMCGHYGAEGVAKGTSRYHAKCQDLKGEVFAPLINYFKNAKERLNVPAKEINKVTSTQMSSHWFSASQWKLPSEKQYTQLQDLFGQYERTALDVSHEELTSQFTALNNDYLTLVRQYDDLKAEYQSLKRPFKVTKEVPFTDVWSFASVPYYPGKHPCEKPAPMLEHIIKASSRENEIVLDCFMGSGSTGKAALKLGRRFIGIEMDADIFNQTVAGFK is encoded by the coding sequence ATGCAAAAGAAATTAACGCTCCTCAACAATGATTGTTTAACGGCGCTAAAAGCGCTACCTGATAGTTGTATTGACCTCATTGTCACCGACCCCCCTTACTTTAGAGTAAAGCGTGACGCATGGGATAATCAATGGGCCACGCAAGCCGAGTTTTTATCCTGGCTTGATAATGTGGCATTAGAATTATGGCGCGTCTTGAAGCCATCTGGCACGCTCTATCTGTTCTGCAGTTCTCGTCTTGGTGCAGAAACAGAGATGCTACTCAAACAACGCTTTGAAGTGTTAAGTCATATCGTATGGACAAAGCCTACAGGCCCTTGGAATCGTGCTTGCAAAGAGTCTCTGCGTACATTCTTTCCGGCAACTGAGAGAATTATCATGTGTGGCCATTATGGGGCAGAAGGTGTTGCTAAGGGCACCTCTCGTTATCATGCTAAATGCCAGGACTTAAAAGGTGAAGTATTCGCGCCACTCATTAATTACTTCAAAAATGCGAAAGAGCGATTGAATGTGCCTGCTAAAGAAATTAATAAAGTCACCAGCACACAGATGTCGTCTCATTGGTTTAGTGCTTCACAGTGGAAGTTACCATCAGAAAAACAATACACACAACTGCAGGATTTGTTTGGGCAATACGAACGCACAGCGCTTGACGTTTCACATGAAGAATTAACCAGTCAATTTACCGCTTTAAATAATGACTACTTAACGCTTGTTCGTCAGTACGACGATTTGAAAGCTGAGTATCAATCACTTAAAAGGCCGTTTAAGGTGACGAAAGAGGTACCGTTTACCGATGTTTGGTCATTTGCATCAGTACCCTATTATCCAGGCAAACATCCATGCGAAAAGCCGGCACCGATGCTCGAGCATATTATTAAGGCTAGTAGTCGTGAAAATGAAATTGTTCTGGACTGCTTTATGGGGAGTGGATCTACGGGTAAAGCAGCATTAAAATTAGGGCGCCGATTTATTGGTATCGAGATGGATGCTGATATTTTCAATCAAACAGTAGCCGGCTTTAAGTAG
- the ndk gene encoding nucleoside-diphosphate kinase produces MAIERTFSIIKPDAVANNNIGAIYNRFETAGLKIIASKMVHLSQEQAEGFYAEHSERPFFGALVAFMTSGPIMVQTLEGENAVLAHRDILGATNPADAAPGTIRADFAESIDENAAHGSDSVASAEREIAYFFSTEELCPRTR; encoded by the coding sequence ATGGCTATCGAACGTACTTTTTCTATCATTAAGCCTGATGCTGTTGCAAACAATAACATTGGCGCTATTTATAACCGTTTTGAAACTGCTGGTCTGAAGATCATTGCATCTAAAATGGTTCACCTAAGCCAAGAACAAGCTGAAGGCTTCTATGCTGAACACAGTGAGCGTCCTTTCTTCGGTGCACTTGTTGCATTTATGACATCTGGTCCTATCATGGTTCAAACGCTTGAAGGCGAAAACGCTGTACTAGCTCACCGTGACATCTTAGGTGCTACCAACCCAGCTGATGCAGCGCCAGGTACAATTCGTGCTGATTTTGCTGAAAGCATCGATGAGAACGCAGCACATGGTTCTGATTCTGTTGCTTCTGCGGAGCGTGAAATCGCTTATTTTTTCAGTACTGAAGAGCTTTGCCCACGTACTCGTTAA
- the iscX gene encoding Fe-S cluster assembly protein IscX, translating to MPLKWIDSLDIAIELLEKFPDVDPESIRFTDLYEWVLAIDSFDDEPSHCNERILEAIQACWISEV from the coding sequence ATGCCTCTTAAATGGATCGATTCACTTGATATCGCAATAGAGTTACTTGAAAAATTCCCTGATGTTGATCCTGAATCTATTCGTTTTACCGATCTTTATGAGTGGGTCTTGGCTATTGATAGTTTTGATGATGAACCGAGTCATTGTAATGAAAGGATATTAGAGGCGATACAAGCTTGTTGGATAAGTGAAGTATAG
- the fdx gene encoding ISC system 2Fe-2S type ferredoxin gives MPQIVFLPHEELCPDGAVVEAVEGETVLDVALRNGINIEHACEKSCACTTCHVIIREGFDELEESDELEDDMLDKAWGLEPESRLSCQSRVTGADLVVEIPKYTINMVSESH, from the coding sequence ATGCCACAAATAGTATTTTTACCCCATGAAGAGTTATGTCCAGACGGTGCCGTGGTTGAAGCCGTTGAAGGTGAAACGGTATTAGATGTTGCTCTACGTAACGGCATTAACATCGAACATGCTTGTGAGAAGTCTTGTGCGTGTACGACATGTCACGTGATCATAAGAGAAGGTTTTGATGAGCTTGAAGAGAGCGATGAGTTAGAAGATGACATGTTAGACAAGGCGTGGGGCTTAGAGCCTGAAAGTCGTTTATCGTGCCAATCTAGAGTTACTGGTGCAGATCTTGTGGTCGAGATCCCTAAATACACGATCAATATGGTGAGTGAAAGTCATTAA
- the hscA gene encoding Fe-S protein assembly chaperone HscA, which translates to MALLQIAEPGQSAAPHQHRLAVGIDLGTTNSLVAAVRSGVANTLADDNSHHSLPSVVRYTEANVEVGFDAELNSAKDPQNTIISVKRFMGRSLSDIQSGSQDLPYQFETSENGLPLFVTKQGKVNPIQVSAEILKPLISRAEKTLGGELEGVVITVPAYFDDAQRQGTKDAVGLLGVKVLRLLNEPTAAAIAYGLDSGQEGVIAIYDLGGGTFDISILRLHKGVFEVLATGGDSALGGDDFDHLLHHYLSNQWQLKALSATLSRQLLIEARRVKEALTGEDQVIATLNLDDGTQLSHAVTKTAFETLISSLVKKTVSSCRRALRDAGIKADEVLETVMVGGSTRVPLVRELVEHFFAKKPLTSIDPDRVVAIGAAIQADILVGNKPESDLLLLDVLPLSLGIETMGGLVEKIVSRNTTIPVAKAQEFTTFKDGQTAMAFHVVQGERELVDDCRSLARFTLQGIPPLAAGAAHIRVTFQVDADGLLSVTAMEKSTGVQSSIQVKPSFGLTDEEIGTMLKDSMANAKEDITRRMLAEQKVEAARVLETLSAALQKDADLLSEDEHSLIKQCMAALAQISSQDDADAIEKAIEAVDASTQDFAAKRMDNSIRLALKGQSVDSI; encoded by the coding sequence ATGGCCCTATTGCAAATCGCCGAGCCGGGACAGAGTGCCGCTCCTCATCAACATCGTCTGGCCGTAGGTATTGATTTAGGTACGACTAACTCTTTAGTTGCTGCCGTGCGTAGCGGAGTTGCAAACACCTTAGCCGATGATAACTCACACCACTCTTTACCTTCGGTAGTCAGATACACTGAAGCGAATGTTGAAGTGGGGTTTGATGCAGAGTTGAACTCAGCTAAAGATCCGCAGAATACCATTATTTCCGTTAAGCGTTTTATGGGACGCAGTCTGAGTGATATTCAGTCTGGTTCTCAAGACTTACCTTATCAATTTGAGACTAGCGAAAACGGGCTACCTCTATTTGTAACTAAGCAAGGTAAGGTTAACCCCATACAGGTTTCCGCTGAGATCTTAAAACCCTTAATCTCCCGTGCAGAAAAAACCTTAGGTGGCGAATTGGAAGGGGTGGTGATCACAGTGCCGGCCTATTTCGATGATGCACAGCGTCAAGGCACTAAGGATGCTGTAGGATTACTGGGTGTTAAAGTACTTAGGTTACTTAATGAGCCTACCGCTGCAGCGATTGCTTATGGGCTTGATTCAGGCCAGGAAGGCGTAATAGCCATCTATGATCTTGGTGGTGGAACTTTCGATATTTCTATACTGCGTTTACATAAAGGCGTATTTGAAGTGCTAGCGACCGGTGGTGATTCTGCATTAGGCGGTGACGACTTTGATCACCTTTTACATCACTATTTGTCAAATCAGTGGCAGCTTAAAGCGCTTTCTGCAACCTTGAGTCGCCAACTTTTAATAGAAGCAAGAAGAGTAAAAGAGGCGTTAACGGGTGAAGATCAAGTCATTGCGACTCTGAATCTAGACGATGGAACTCAATTGAGTCACGCGGTAACTAAAACGGCATTTGAGACATTAATCAGTTCGCTGGTTAAAAAAACGGTTAGTAGTTGTCGCCGTGCGCTTCGTGACGCTGGAATTAAGGCTGATGAAGTACTTGAAACTGTCATGGTCGGTGGTTCAACTCGAGTACCGCTTGTGCGTGAGTTGGTTGAACACTTTTTCGCTAAAAAACCATTAACTTCAATTGACCCTGATAGGGTTGTTGCGATTGGTGCTGCCATTCAAGCAGATATTCTTGTCGGCAATAAACCTGAGTCAGATCTGTTACTTCTCGATGTTCTTCCTCTGTCATTAGGCATCGAGACTATGGGCGGGCTTGTTGAAAAGATAGTATCGCGTAATACTACTATTCCCGTCGCTAAGGCACAGGAGTTCACCACATTTAAAGATGGCCAAACGGCAATGGCTTTTCATGTGGTTCAAGGTGAGCGTGAACTTGTTGATGATTGCCGCTCCTTAGCAAGGTTCACCCTGCAAGGCATTCCTCCGTTGGCAGCAGGTGCGGCTCATATCAGAGTCACTTTTCAGGTCGATGCAGATGGATTGTTAAGTGTTACTGCAATGGAAAAATCGACTGGCGTTCAATCTAGCATTCAAGTTAAGCCCTCTTTTGGGTTAACTGACGAAGAGATTGGCACCATGCTCAAAGACTCTATGGCGAATGCGAAAGAGGACATTACAAGGCGTATGCTTGCTGAGCAAAAAGTGGAAGCTGCTAGAGTGTTAGAAACCTTAAGCGCCGCGCTGCAAAAAGATGCCGACCTCTTATCTGAGGACGAGCATAGCTTGATTAAGCAATGCATGGCAGCGTTGGCGCAGATTAGTAGTCAAGATGATGCAGATGCAATAGAAAAAGCCATTGAGGCTGTAGATGCTAGCACGCAAGATTTTGCGGCTAAGCGTATGGATAATTCAATCCGATTGGCACTAAAAGGCCAATCAGTTGACAGTATTTAA